A portion of the Toxoplasma gondii ME49 chromosome VIIb, whole genome shotgun sequence genome contains these proteins:
- a CDS encoding lipase (encoded by transcript TGME49_262400~Predicted trans-membrane domain (TMHMM2.0):12-32), protein MVRHWRSPTFSWSPSVHFLLTSLAVFFLFSFFSPRFLDSSAATVQDAEEVERRRAPDNSPGVEASDALREGDRKPLSCEEDGRQPCTVSDYRVGLTDLQPLLQRVQALPSGVNLADVSEAATWISRPNSGSGGNCEGEADCAGEKTRAPFSADTVHGLTLPGPSQTTSTLSEETVAPGKGTFQMGVDPFSTVHGRGLSSGYDGVYLSNSGEDMSIERSFPDVVDEPGTPTSLPLHWFHPLYHFYPPEAFREEDSRSTSSKRTSAPLVWGARFLSPSRAGPRKSKASSAKHAGAVPASETRRPSHDEWLEPLEEREGGAREKKLRLSQSAEKTSSSIRSQSRFESQGTSRSSAAAHSSLVPSSLVSRIPSASQALHMQAPVDSSSLSHPRPVEVQGDLPAAVSESHAGDKAESPTLCLGRKAVVDSRSSQSRSASAEPSPERPAKTLSEPGSPDLASQSVVASDSRDECTGGNSSCVTSTPAAAVPAVQLPVSSFYPVVFHSSQTLAAVTEVSDLRRLGEDPLFDAEAVRHQEVCGGLFQWKRPMKASSSSDLACVWDRFADAFERTIPPRTPLPFRPGGFTYRTVDTVSRWYSRINSSSVPEVKSEQHREKAEASPSSPNQDAETLEPLSSRGTIHRSDSSSESSLSHESDAGVVAGSPHTPTPEKAKAVRRTTRSESPTGILGRSHAFLSKASRLISKRLTSFTWGLVQRLVTVLKNQQREGALMNLGKAINSMLESEGVTDTRAIESALFLPLGCKSHLHYSELYTEGYDVSPTDPTSWPDSPFFAWLIQDRARGEMLLPSNLPHHLTVTVSPRLPDDVEDKASRLRLYEMWHTIWFLIAEVSRSDYVWPWVKHKDVNQFFPWWTVTTVALHRVTEHRPVRYATGVWRFKNIDPETLEVIPQPDGSESNPFEVLPPPRSHLVEMQPGDNLATSGGDDQNPWGFLAEGLYANMAAAEQSANSRDDEDNAVKPKTFTYRGKSLSIYPDLCGEDATFSYLYDAPFAMLFTPSNLLERIRTRLHGRESDHPRWRQPRRTASRTSRQRKSRETVQGNLVDAIWIFKPTTMPKMWLANRMAKPFEPELSLSNHPEALVHRGYGLLFRTSYRPRMEQFISQLTSPQRPSSPLFPSSSLRGRDAMWLAYQHRSRAHPFTLVFAGHSQGGVAAEMSAFFVAKAMKDAIDNGTVRVYVIVFGTPSWCTQKMYEEFRETGLVIHEVASSVDPVPFLFTSTGFVADRKMVTLNLEDLYKVSFRHPFPFDGSLWKSPRKKTDKKTRLISATLGIRPLLDPTLSFTLTHSHVYAASLGLLSQRYPHIGWASFLGYPLVPPEVQTVPSHTPEGMRGLQEGHRLLLMGAGVEPPKSSSAAARGLSLLRSLRLRKRSREPDEGEEPPKKRRVVDKTLPEHDADRQ, encoded by the exons ATGGTGCGGCACTGGCGATCGCCGACTTTTTCGTGGTCTCCCTCCGTTCACTTTCTGCTAACTTCTCTCGCAgtgtttttcctgttttctttcttctcgccgcgtttcctcgatTCATCTGCAGCCACAGTCCAGGATGCTGAAGAGGTGGAGCGAAGGAGGGCGCCTGACAACAGTCCCGGCGTGGAAGCGAGCGATGCGTTGCGGGAAGGCGACAGGAAGCCTTTGAGTTGTGAAGAAGATGGTCGACAACCCTGCACAGTTTCAGACTACCGGGTCGGTTTGACCGACCTCCAGCCTCTCCTGCAACGTGTGCAAGCTCTACCTTCGGGCGTCAACCTCGCCGATGTCTCGGAAGCCGCAACTTGGATTTCCCGACCAAATAGTGGCAGTGGTGGCAActgcgaaggagaggcagactgcgcaggggagaagacgagggcaCCGTTCTCTGCGGACACCGTACACGGCTTGACGTTGCCTGGGCCTTCTCAAACGACCTCGACTTTGTCAGAGGAAACTGTAGCACCGGGCAAGGGAACCTTTCAAATGGGCGTGGATCCCTTTTCCACTGTTCACGGGCGCGGACTTTCGAGTGGCTACGACGGCGTCTACCTTTCCAACAGTGGAGAGGACATGTCGATCGAAAGGAGCTTCCCAGATGTTGTCGACGAGCCGGGAACACCGacctctctcccgcttcaCTGGTTCCACCCCCTGTACCATTTCTATCCTCCGGAAGCgttcagagaagaagactcgcgTTCCACCTCCTCCAAGAGAACCTCGGCTCCGCTCGTTTGGGGTGCGCGCTTCTTGTCGCCCTCTCGCGCAGGTCCTCGGAAGTCCAAGGCTTCTTCAGCCAAGCACGCAGGCGCCGTTCCGGCGTCGGAGACGCGTAGACCTTCCCACGATGAATGGCTAGAGCCGTtagaagaaagggaaggcgGGGCGCGTGAAAAGAAACTCAGGTTGTCGCAAAGCGCTGAGAAAACCTCGAGCTCGATCCGCTCCCAGAGTCGCTTCGAGAGCCAGGGAACGTCGCGCAGCTCTGCTGCTGCACATTCGTCTTTggtgccttcttcgctcgttTCCCGCATCCCGTCTGCCTCGCAAGCTCTCCACATGCAGGCTCCTGTTGACTCTTCATCGCTTTCGCATCCCCGGCCTGTCGAGGTGCAAGGCGACTTACCCGCGGCGGTTTCTGAGTCACACGCTGGAGACAAGGCCGAGTCTCCGACTCTCTGTCTGGGGCGGAAGGCTGTTGTTGACTCGCGTTCGAGTCAGTCGCGTTCTGCCTCTGCAGAACCTTCTCCGGAACGGCCCGCGAAAACGCTGTCGGAGCCCGGCTCTCCGGACTTGGCGTCCCAGTCTGTGGTGGCGTCGGACTCCCGCGACGAGTGTACGGGAGGAAACTCTTCCTGTGTGACTTCAACACCTGCAGCGGCCGTGCCGGCTGTTCAGTTGCCAGTTTCTTCGTTCTACCCCGTCGTTTTCCACTCCTCGCAGACACTGGCGGCTGTGACGGAGGTCAGCGACCTGCGGCGCCTCGGAGAAGACCCACTGTTCGATGCAGAGGCTGTGCGACACCAAGAGGTGTGTGGGGGCCTGTTTCAGTGGAAGAGGCCGATGAAGGCCAGCTCCTCTTCGGACCTCGCTTGTGTCTGGGACCGCTTCGCAGATGCGTTTGAGCGGACAATTCCCCCTCGCACGCCTTTGCCTTTTCGTCCTGGCGGCTTCACGTACAGAACCGTCGACACAGTCAGTCGGTGGTATAGCCGAATCAACTCGTCGTCTGTGCCGGAAGTGAAGAGCGAGCAGCACCGCGAGAAGGCCGAGGCCAGTCCTTCGAGCCCAAACCAGGACGCAGAGACCCTAGAGCCTTTGTCCAGCCGCGGCACCATACACAGAAGTGACAGCAGTTCCGAGTCGAGCTTGTCGCACGAGAGCGACGCCGGGGTGGTTGCTGGAAGCCCCCACACGCCGACGCCAGAAAAGGCAAAGGCGGTGCGGCGAACCACGCGATCTGAGAGCCCGACTGGCATTTTGGGTCGAAGCCACGCGTTTCTCAGCAAGGCGAGCCGCCTGATTTCAAAGCGCCTCACCAGCTTCACCTGGGGCCTCGTCCAGCGACTCGTCACAGTGCTGAAAAACCAGCAGCGCGAGGGAGCACTCATGAACTTGGGCAAGGCCATCAACTCGATGCTCGAGAGCGAGGGAGTCACAGACACGAGAGCCATCGAAAGCGCCCTTTTCCTTC CTCTCGGATGCAAGAGCCACCTGCATTACAGCGAACTGTACACGGAGGGATACGACGTCTCGCCAACGGACCCCACCAGTTGGCCAGATTCCCCTTTCTTTGCTTGGCTCATCCAGGACAGAGCCCGAGGCGAGATGCTGCTGCCATCGAACCTTCCTCACCATTTGACT GtcactgtctctcctcgtttgccAGATGACGTGGAGGACAAAGCATCGCGGCTCCGTCTCTACGAAATGTGGCACACCATTTGGTTTCTCATCGCTGAAGTCTCGCGTTCCGACTACGTCTGGCCTTGGGTCAAACACAAAGACGTCAACCAATTCTTTCCGTGGTGGACCGTCACCACCGTCGCACTCCACAGAGTCACAGAGCACC GTCCGGTCCGATACGCCACGGGAGTGTGGCGGTTCAAGAACATCGATCCAGAGACTCTCGAGGTGATCCCTCAGCCCGATGGAAGCGAGAGCAATCCATTTGAGGTTCTGCCTCCACCTCGGAGTCACTTGGTCGAGATGCAGCCGGGGGACAACCTGGCGACGTCAGGAGGAGATGACCAGAATCCCTGGGGCTTCCTTGCGGAGGGGCTCTACGCCAACATGGCTGCGGCGGAGCAATCTGCTAACTCGCGG gacgacgaagacaacGCCGTTAAGCCTAAGACGTTTACGTATCGCGGGAAATCGCTGTCGATCTACCCTGACTTGTGTGGAGAGGACGCGACTTTCTCGTACCTTTACGACGCACCCTTTGCAATGCTTTTCACACCCTCGAATCTACTCGAGCGCATCCGGACGAGACTGCATGGCCGAGAGAGCGACCACCCGCGGTGGCGTCAACCTCGAAGAACTGCCTCGAGAACCTCCAGGCAACGCAAGAGCCGCGAAACCGTTCAGGGAAACCTCGTGGACGCCATATGGATCTTCAAACCGACTACTATGCCGAAG atGTGGCTGGCGAATCGCATGGCGAAACCGTTCGAGCCGGAGCTGAGCCTGAGCAACCACCCAGAGGCCCTCGTCCACCGAGGGTACGGGCTGCTCTTCCGGACTTCCTATCGGCCTCGAATGGAGCAATTCATTTCTCAGCTCACTTCGCCGCAGCGCCCGTCTTCGCCGCTGTTCCCTTCGTCATCACTCCGTGGTCGAGACGCCATGTGGCTGGCGTATCAACATCGATCGCGCGCTCATCCCTTCACCCTCGTTTTTGCGGGACATTCGCAGGGTGGAGTTGCTGCAGAGATGtctgcgttcttcgtcgCGAAAGCCATGAAAGATGCGATCGACAACGGAACAGTCAGGGTCTACGTTATTGTTTTTGGAACGCCTAGC tggtgCACACAGAAAATGTACGAGGAATTCCGAGAGACGGGTCTCGTGATTCACGAAGTAGCCTCGAGTGTCGACCCAGTCCCGTTCCTCTTCACCTCCACTGGCTTTGTTGCGGACAGAAAGATGGTGACG CTGAATCTCGAAGACTTATACAAGGTGTCGTTCAGACACCCGTTCCCGTTCGACGGGTCGTTATGGAAGAGTCCcaggaaaaagacagacaagaagacCCGGTTGATTAGCGCGACTTTAGGGATCCGACCTCTTCTCGATCCGACACTCAGTTTTACATTGACCCATTCTCACGTATACGCCGCGTCGCTGGGGCTGCTCAGCCAGAGATACCCGCACATCGG